The following coding sequences lie in one Aspergillus luchuensis IFO 4308 DNA, chromosome 8, nearly complete sequence genomic window:
- a CDS encoding hydrogen/calcium exchanger domain-containing protein (COG:P;~EggNog:ENOG410PIFK;~InterPro:IPR004837;~PFAM:PF01699;~TransMembrane:11 (i168-186o192-212i224-246o252-276i288-312o324-342i406-426o446-468i475-503o509-530i537-557o);~go_component: GO:0016021 - integral component of membrane [Evidence IEA];~go_process: GO:0055085 - transmembrane transport [Evidence IEA]): protein MHIYKRHARKLAWYDQEGEPSLVNPFKKFRRQPRRTNSIQLENRLTPVLSEGGVRLSEERRRRRDMTDGLVGPEHADSFPPQSAGTDLVGRDSNDKVGTDPSMHSQVPINVPRQDEPEDLQGPRKRRTFLSNTFKPDDDQLTTDSGKPMRKKQKFTVMGQLKATIFNSWINVLLLAAPVGIALNYVNGVSPVAVFVVNFIAIIPLAAMLSYATEEIAMRTGETIGGLLNASFGNAVELIVAIIALVDNEVTIVQTSLIGSMLSNLLLVMGMCFFFGGIDRLEQHFNPVVAQTAASLLALAVGSLIIPTAFHAWSDAGDTGVAPLSRGTSVILLVVYGCYLFFQLKSHTEIYNAPSPKVEKRRQKVNEGDASRGIAQIGKMSASMAGEHAQNVKLQEPDDEEEEPQLSVLVAVLTLVISTVFVALCAEFMVDSIDALTTQGHISETFVGLILLPIVGNAAEHATAVTVACKDKMDLAIGVAVGSSMQIALLVLPLIIVIGWGMGNDDMTLYFDAFQVILLFVAVLLVNYLIADGKSHWLEGVLLMMMYLIIAVAAWFYPSKTEPSA, encoded by the exons ATGC ATATCTACAAACGACATGCCAGGAAACTGGCCTGGTATGACCAGGAGGGCGAACCATCCTTGGTCAACCCTTTCAAGAAGTTTCGCAGACAGCCCCGACGCACAAATTCTATCCAGCTGGAAAACCGACTCACCCCCGTCTTATCCGAAGGCGGAGTACGCCTGTCCGAGGAGCGCCGGCGACGGAGAGACATGACCGATGGCCTGGTCGGCCCTGAGCATGCAGACAGCTTCCCTCCTCAGTCTGCTGGCACTGATTTGGTTGGACGCGACAGCAATGACAAAGTCGGCACCGACCCTTCCATGCATAGTCAAGTTCCAATCAATGTTCCGCGCCAGGATGAGCCCGAAGACCTGCAGGGCCCGCGGAAGAGAAGGACCTTCTTGAGCAACACCTTCAAGCCCGACGACGATCAGTTGACCACTGATTCGGGCAAGCCGATgagaaagaagcagaagttcACCGTCATGGGACAGCTGAAGGCTACGATCTTCAATTCTTGGATTAATGTTTTGCTTCTCGCCGCGCCTGTTGGAA TTGCGTTGAATTATGTCAATGGTGTTAGCCCAGTGGCTGTCTTTGTGGTTAATTTTATCGCCATCAT TCCCCTTGCAGCCATGCTGAGTTACGCGACAGAAGAGATTGCCATGCG CACGGGTGAGACAATTGGAGGTCTGCTTAATGCGTCATTCGG TAACGCGGTCGAACTTATTGTTGCCATTATCGCTCTGGTCGACAATGAAGTCACCATTGTCCAAACATCTCTGATTGGAAGTATGCTCTCTAACCTGCTTCTGGTCATGGGCatgtgcttcttctttggtggtaTCGACCGTCTCGAGCAACACTTCAATCCCGTGGTTGCTCAGACTGCCGCTAGTTTGCTAGCGTTGGCCGTGGGAAGTTTGATTATTCCCACGGCGTTCCACGCTTGGTCCGATG CTGGCGATACGGGAGTCGCACCCCTGTCACGAG GCACCAGTGTCATTCTGCTGGTCGTTTACGGATGTTACCTATTTTTCCAGCTCAAATCGCACACGGAAATCTACAACGCCCCCAGCCCCaaggtggagaagagacggCAAAAGGTGAACGAAGGTGATGCCAGCCGTGGTATTGCGCAGATCGGCAAGATGTCCGCCTCCATGGCGGGTGAGCATGCGCAGAACGTGAAATTGCAGGAAccggacgatgaggaggaagagcctcAGCTGAGCGTTCTCGTGGCTGTGCTGACCCTCGTTATCTCCACTGTTTTTGTTGCTCTGTGCGCTGAGTTTATG GTTGACTCGATTGACGCCCTCACAACGCAAGGCCACATCTCTGAGACCTTTGTCGGATTGATCCTTCTGCCTATTGTGGGTAATGCGGCTGAGCACGCCACCGCCGTGACTGTGGCATGCAAGGACAAGATGGATCTGGCCATTGGTGTTGCGGTCGGATCCAGCATGCAGATTGCGCTATTGGTGCTGCCTTTGATCATCGTGATCGGATGGGGCATGG GTAACGACGACATGACTCTGTATTTCGATGCCTTCCAGGTTATTCTCCTTTTCGTGGCTGTTCTTTTG GTCAACTACCTCATCGCCGACGGAAAGTCGCACTGGCTAGAGGGCGTATTGTTAATGATGATGTACCTCATCATAGCCGTGGCCGCCTGGTTCTACCCCTCCAAGACCGAGCCCAGCGCATAG